A genomic stretch from Bacillus marinisedimentorum includes:
- a CDS encoding molybdopterin-dependent oxidoreductase → MLDLVKKIRDFKMSRRSFIGWSSAVAATAAIPVSRGLVEKAEAKMGETKEGEVWKTAACWHNCGSRCLNKVLIKDGVVIRQKTDDTHEDSPDFPQQRGCLRGRSQRKQVFSADRLKYPMKRKNWSPGGGKKELRGNDQWVRISWDEALGHVASEAKRIAGKYGNESILVTGGDSNVRNALASVGGFSSCYGSSSWGAWRWIWEQMGIGEGLIVNGINDRMDLRNSQLIVLWGANPAWSTMGSTTYNFLQAKKAGARFISIDPMYSESARVFDADWVPVRPGTDDALAFGIMYTLLDEDNPASNPLVKWDFLDKYTIGFDKEHMPKGADPKDNLKDYILGTYDGQPKSPEWASDLCGIEPNQIRELAREIGGTDRVALLTGWAPARISNGEGWVQAFSALGMMTGQMGGSGKMTGVSCWEYAGNMGPHLLQGGGSGSPSAENPIDNMINENEIWDAVLDGKFLQRYEGERKANIQFIYHNYNNTLQTRSNIAKGIEAHRKVEFVVANSYVLTTNAKYADIVLPVATQWETEGAVKGGNREILITWSKIIEPLYESKTDQQIGEALVEKLGKNKKEFFPLSERQQYFNQLAGSMVVKDNGVDYEPLCTITAKDIKEFGGVEGKPQQGRIPLKEFIEQGIYQVPRKPGDNFSFIAYKDFIDDPKNNPVSSESGKFEIYCKAVNELSKKAYSEIKPIPVYEPKVHGYESTFDNWKTKKKGQYPYQIINPHYLRRSHSTFDNVPQLREAWPNPVYLSRKDADELGIKDGDTVLMSNEFGKSLRPAKVTETMIPGVIGLPHGAWIDIDEETGIDRAGADNLFVPHIPKGLGSSGFNLARCNLEKWTGKPLEEDMKWPQRVIKF, encoded by the coding sequence CAGAAGCGAAGATGGGTGAAACAAAAGAAGGGGAAGTTTGGAAGACGGCAGCTTGCTGGCATAACTGCGGAAGCCGATGCCTGAACAAAGTCCTCATCAAGGATGGCGTCGTCATCCGCCAAAAAACGGACGACACGCATGAAGACAGCCCTGATTTTCCGCAGCAGCGCGGCTGTTTGCGCGGCCGTTCCCAGCGGAAACAGGTATTCAGCGCAGACCGCTTGAAATACCCGATGAAACGTAAAAACTGGTCACCTGGCGGAGGCAAAAAAGAACTGCGCGGAAACGACCAGTGGGTGCGGATCTCCTGGGATGAGGCACTTGGCCACGTAGCTTCAGAGGCGAAGCGCATCGCCGGCAAATACGGAAATGAATCCATCCTTGTTACCGGCGGCGACTCAAATGTGCGCAACGCACTGGCCTCGGTCGGCGGCTTCAGTTCCTGCTACGGCAGCTCTTCATGGGGCGCCTGGCGCTGGATTTGGGAGCAGATGGGAATCGGCGAAGGACTGATTGTCAACGGAATTAATGACCGCATGGATTTAAGGAACTCACAGCTGATTGTCCTTTGGGGGGCAAATCCGGCCTGGAGCACGATGGGCAGCACAACCTACAACTTCCTGCAGGCGAAAAAAGCCGGGGCAAGGTTCATTTCCATCGATCCGATGTATTCTGAATCAGCCCGGGTATTCGATGCAGACTGGGTACCGGTGCGGCCGGGAACGGATGACGCACTCGCTTTCGGCATCATGTACACCTTGCTTGATGAAGACAATCCAGCTTCGAATCCGCTGGTCAAATGGGATTTCCTTGATAAGTACACAATTGGCTTTGATAAAGAGCATATGCCGAAAGGCGCTGATCCAAAGGATAACTTGAAAGACTATATTCTCGGGACGTATGACGGCCAGCCGAAATCGCCTGAATGGGCTTCTGACCTTTGCGGCATCGAGCCGAATCAAATCCGGGAACTGGCCCGGGAAATTGGCGGCACGGATCGGGTTGCCCTCCTGACCGGATGGGCGCCAGCGCGTATTTCAAACGGTGAAGGCTGGGTCCAGGCATTTTCTGCACTCGGCATGATGACCGGCCAAATGGGTGGATCCGGCAAAATGACAGGCGTCAGCTGCTGGGAGTATGCCGGCAACATGGGGCCGCATCTTCTTCAGGGCGGCGGTTCAGGATCTCCGTCTGCTGAAAATCCGATTGACAATATGATCAATGAAAATGAAATATGGGACGCTGTTTTAGATGGCAAGTTCCTGCAGCGGTATGAAGGCGAGCGCAAGGCGAACATCCAGTTCATCTACCATAACTACAATAATACGCTGCAAACCCGAAGCAACATCGCCAAAGGAATTGAAGCGCACCGAAAAGTCGAATTTGTCGTCGCCAATTCTTACGTGTTAACAACAAATGCGAAATATGCCGACATCGTCCTTCCGGTTGCGACCCAGTGGGAAACCGAAGGAGCGGTAAAGGGCGGAAACCGCGAAATCCTGATTACATGGTCCAAGATCATAGAACCGCTATATGAATCAAAAACAGACCAGCAAATCGGCGAAGCACTAGTTGAGAAGCTCGGCAAGAACAAAAAGGAATTCTTCCCGCTTTCAGAAAGGCAGCAATATTTCAATCAGCTGGCCGGCAGCATGGTCGTGAAGGATAACGGTGTCGATTATGAACCGTTATGTACCATCACAGCAAAGGACATCAAAGAATTTGGCGGCGTTGAAGGCAAACCGCAGCAAGGCCGCATCCCATTAAAAGAATTCATTGAACAGGGCATTTACCAGGTGCCGAGAAAGCCAGGCGACAACTTCAGCTTCATCGCCTACAAGGATTTCATCGATGACCCGAAAAATAACCCGGTCTCAAGCGAAAGCGGCAAGTTTGAAATCTACTGTAAGGCTGTCAACGAGTTATCGAAAAAAGCATATTCCGAGATCAAGCCGATTCCTGTATACGAACCGAAAGTGCATGGCTATGAGTCCACATTTGATAACTGGAAAACGAAGAAAAAGGGTCAATACCCTTACCAAATCATCAATCCGCACTACTTAAGAAGGTCGCACAGCACGTTCGACAATGTCCCGCAACTGCGCGAAGCATGGCCGAACCCGGTCTACCTCAGCCGCAAAGATGCCGATGAACTTGGCATCAAAGACGGAGACACGGTGCTGATGTCCAATGAATTCGGAAAATCACTTCGGCCGGCAAAAGTGACGGAAACGATGATCCCTGGTGTCATCGGCCTTCCGCATGGCGCGTGGATCGACATTGATGAAGAAACAGGTATTGACCGGGCCGGGGCCGACAACCTGTTTGTCCCGCACATTCCAAAAGGATTAGGTTCCTCAGGGTTCAACCTGGCCCGGTGCAACCTGGAAAAATGGACCGGTAAACCACTGGAAGAAGATATGAAGTGGCCGCAGCGCGTCATCAAATTTTGA